One segment of Neodiprion fabricii isolate iyNeoFabr1 chromosome 1, iyNeoFabr1.1, whole genome shotgun sequence DNA contains the following:
- the LOC124187213 gene encoding protein gustavus, whose protein sequence is MNMGQKISGGVKSVTRDSGAGTGGGVGVVGSGAVTYKPVVPRELAQDFSRPARLDVLLDMPPASRETQISHSWNADDRSLNIFVKDDDKLTFHRHPVAQSTDCIRGRIGYTKGLHVWELHWSTRQRGTHAVVGVATAEAPLHSVGYQSLVGNNQLSWGWDLGRNKLYHDAKNNNGVTYPALLKPDETFIVPDKFLVVLDMDEGTLSFVVDGQYLGVAFRGLKGRKLHPIVSAVWGHCEITMKYIGGLDPEPLPLMDLCRRVIRKRVGKQRLEVRINELRLPQAIKTYLLYRDRR, encoded by the exons ATGAACATGGGCCAAAAGATTTCAG GCGGCGTGAAGAGCGTGACACGTGACAGCGGTGCGGGAACTGGAGGCGGCGTAGGTGTTGTTGGCAGCGGAGCAGTCACGTACAAGCCTGTTGTACCCAGAGAACTGGCGCAGGATTTTTCGCGTCCAGCTCGCCTGGATGTCCTCCTCGACATGCCGCCCGCTTCGAGAGAGACGCAGATCAGTCATAGCTGGAACGCCGATGACCGTAGTCTCAATATATTCGTCAAG gatgaCGACAAGTTGACGTTTCATCGCCACCCCGTAGCGCAGAGCACGGATTGCATACGAGGGCGCATCGGGTACACGAAGGGTCTCCACGTGTGGGAATTACACTGGAGTACGCGACAGCGAGGAACGCACGCTGTTGTCGGTGTGGCGACCGCGGAAGCACCCCTTCATAGTGTCGGCTACCAAAGTCTAGTGGGCAACAATCAGCTCAGCTGGGGTTGGGATCTAGGTAGAAACAAACTCTATCACGATGCGAAAAACAATAACGGAGTGACGTATCCTGCCCTTTTGAAACCGGATGAAACTTTCATCGTTCCTGACAAATTTCTGg TGGTCCTGGACATGGACGAAGGTACATTATCCTTCGTTGTAGACGGTCAGTACTTGGGAGTAGCGTTCAGAGGACTGAAAGGAAGGAAACTTCATCCGATAGTTTCAGCAGTTTGGGGACATTGTGAAATCACGATGAAATACATCGGAGGCCTTGATC CCGAACCTCTACCCCTGATGGACCTCTGCCGGAGAGTAATTCGAAAACGGGTCGGCAAGCAGAGACTAGAGGTCAGAATCAACGAGCTAAGACTGCCCCAGGCAATAAAAACGTACCTCCTCTACCGGGACAGAAGGTAA
- the LOC124187899 gene encoding uncharacterized protein LOC124187899 has protein sequence MTLGFSWKTASLSCCCFAIFCSANDQTQFTTVASPQESQLVASKENKNPDGGWTWSQPDTLSSIIFETQTPPPNFISSHYLSGHGFNRNGAVALRSEYFPYPYEVGPSVEDAHPVFPTQNTENALASIKKHFAIVSFIGLLLLFAIVQNTISASREKEALSLREKRDIVAIHGTDPMLPEIEDVLSEDTKIRCMQRTLCLENKKLGQHLGRTGKLLAKYLTRTVETSLEASSGWYRLLEDASQAGLRGEDCRILYRDCSPAEDSRPELD, from the exons ATGACTCTCGGATTCTCGTGGAAAACAGCATCGCTCAGCTGCTGCTGTTTCGCAATATTCTGCTCGGCTAACGATCAGACGCAATTTACCACCGTGGCGTCTCCGCAGGAGAGTCAACTCGTCGCAtcgaaggaaaacaaaaatcccGACGGCGGCTGGACTTGGAGTCAACCGGACACGTTGTCATCAATCATTTTCGAAACGCAAACTCCTCCGCCAAATTTCATCTCGAGTCATTATTTGTCAG GACACGGCTTCAATCGAAACGGGGCCGTCGCACTGAGGTCGGAATATTTTCCGTACCCGTACGAAGTCGGTCCTTCGGTAGAAGACGCGCATCCTGTTTTTCCAACCCAAAACACTGAGAACGCTTTAGCGTCGATTAAAAAGCATTTTGCCATTGTCAGTTTCATCGGGCTTCTTCTACTCTTCGCCATAGTCCAGAACACCATATCTGCATCAAGAGAAAAGGAGGCCCTAtcgttgcgcgaaaaacgtgACATCGTCGCAATCCACGGAACGGATCCCATG CTCCCCGAGATCGAAGACGTCTTGAGCGAGGATACCAAGATACGTTGCATGCAGCGTACTCTGTGTCttgagaataaaaaacttGGTCAACATTTGGGAAGAACTGGCAAGCTTCTGGCCAAATACTTGAC ACGAACTGTCGAAACTTCTTTGGAGGCTTCTTCCGGCTGGTACAGACTCCTTGAGGATGCCAGCCAGGCGGGTCTTCGGGGCGAAGACTGTAGAATCCTTTACAGGGATTGCAGCCCCGCTGAGGATTCGAGACCAGAACTAGATTag